The following coding sequences are from one Rhipicephalus microplus isolate Deutch F79 chromosome 3, USDA_Rmic, whole genome shotgun sequence window:
- the Rabex-5 gene encoding rabaptin-5-associated exchange factor for Rab5 isoform X2, translating into MRGALRSLVSLVVIDCDAKLASVGIVEEKADDRGGYSLPSWLSRSASESPEGYPSASQPGLIEPSPFSRFAEKKRQQAEKRTKTLRSIIRRSNTVKESVSSKDFQLSSLESNPAAKELKDFLRDLKESAACDLIKQVRAAVDRIHKTSRDQSIDDLSNQVQDFYQKMHERFETHAHYQGLEPDQVERLMDLMENYLMSLTYKSIFEFISTADEEKDLAIQRRIRSLSWVAARHLELELDDRQTPVRDVIDRAITHIIELDSRHSPREKLACVVRCSQQLFEALQMGPQGPQPASADEFLPAMVYVVLRANPPLLHSNIKYVTRFSAPSRLLSGEAGYYFTNLCCAVSFIENLTAESLNLPAEEFERYVTGEAVPPGGYDQGASEGLRLMYSNLALLSDMRQRQELLAEGTKLLRGRINEFRETVSREVEQALTQAPLAPCSYKVPADLDVRFVPAFLRDVVLRELDDGDSLLLQLDTPPPAPVAPDASIDSSSAVAPLKDVQRVLLASGDPMSPDSMEACLPPPLQPVIVSSTTETLVQSLESTLPSTGDISCTITVTEATEQA; encoded by the exons ATGCGTGGCGCTTTGAGGAGTCTCGTCTCTCTTGTTGTGATTGACTGTGATGCCAAGCTGGCGTCGGTTGGGATAGTAGAAGAAAAGGCGGACGACCGGGGAGGCTACTCGCTGCCTTCTTG GCTGTCCCGCAGTGCCAGTGAGTCTCCAGAAGGCTACCCCAGTGCATCGCAGCCGGGCCTGATCGAACCATCGCCGTTCTCGCGATTTGCCGAGAAGAAGCGACAGCAAGCCGAGAAACGGACCAAGACGCTACGCAGCATCATCCGCAGGTCCAACACTGTTAAAG AGTCTGTGAGCTCCAAGGACTTTCAGCTGAGCAGTTTGGAGAGCAATCCTGCCGCCAAGGAGCTCAAGGACTTCCTCCGCGACCTGAAGGAGTCGGCAGCTTGCGATCTCATCAAGCAG GTCAGGGCAGCTGTGGATCGCATCCACAAAACGTCCCGGGACCAGTCAATCGATGATCTCTCAAACCAGGTGCAGGACTTCTATCAGAAGATGCACGAGCGCTTTGAGACACACGCCCACTATCAAG GTCTGGAGCCCGACCAGGTGGAGCGTCTCATGGACTTGATGGAGAACTACCTGATGAGTCTAACGTACAAGTCCATCTTCGAGTTCATCTCCACGGCCGACGAGGAGAAAGATTTGGCAATCCAACGCCGCATCCGGTCTTTGAGCTGGGTGGCGGCACGGCATCTTGAGCTTGAGTTGGACGATCGGCAGACGCCTGTGCGTGATGTGATTGACCGTGCCATTACACACATAATTGAGCTGGACTCGCGCCACAGCCCCCGTGAGAAGTTGGCCTGTGTTGTGCGTTGCAGTCAGCAGCTGTTCGAGGCATTGCAAATGGGACCCCAGGGCCCACAGCCGGCTTCGGCTGATGAGTTCCTGCCGGCAATGGTGTACGTTGTGTTGCGTGCCAACCCTCCCCTGCTTCACTCCAACATCAAGTATGTGACCCGGTTCAGTGCCCCCAGCCGGCTACTCAGTGGGGAGGCTGGCTACTACTTCACCAACCTG TGCTGTGCGGTGTCCTTCATCGAGAACCTGACGGCCGAATCCTTGAACCTGCCCGCAGAAGAGTTTGAGCGCTACGTGACCGGCGAGGCTGTTCCCCCGGGTGGCTACGACCAGGGGGCCAGCGAGGGCCTGCGCCTCATGTACTCCAATCTGGCGCTGCTCTCTGACATGCGGCAACGGCAGGAGCTTCTTGCCGAAGGCACCAAGTTGCTCCGCGGCCGCATAAACGAGTTTCGG GAGACAGTGTCTCGTGAGGTAGAACAGGCCCTCACGCAAGCACCCTTGGCTCCCTGCTCATACAAGGTGCCCGCCGACCTCGACGTGCGGTTTGTGCCTGCATTCCTTCGCGACGTCGTCCTCCGAGAGTTGGACGACGGCGACAGCCTGCTGCTACAGTTGGACACACCCCCTCCGGCACCGGTGGCTCCAGACGCATCAATCGACTCGTCATCCGCCGTTGCGCCCCTCAAG GATGTTCAACGAGTCCTGCTGGCCTCTGGTGACCCCATGTCTCCCGACTCGATGGAGGCATGTCTGCCCCCACCCCTGCAACCAGTCATTGTCAGCTCAACAACAGAAACGCTGGTGCAGTCTTTGGAGTCAACCCTGCCATCAACGGGGGACATCTCCTGTACCATAACGGTCACAGAGGCAACGGAACAAGCATAA